GGGGTAGCTGGCCTTGGTTGATCAGCACGAAACGCACGGTTTCGCCGGCCTTGACCTGCAGGCTCTTCGGCTCGAAGGCAATGTCCTTGAGCACGATTTCAACGGTGCGGGTGGCCTTGGCCGCCGGGGCCGGCTCGCCGAAAGCGAAGGTGTTCGCTTCGCCTGCGAAAACGGGCAGGCTTGCCATGGCAAGCGTGGCGGCGATGAACAGGTGCTTCATGATGACTCCAGAACTTTCAACGGGATAAGGCCACTTTATTGAGGGCTGACTGGCAGCTACCTGACGGGAAGATTACAACTTTGTCAGCTTCGGCGACGCTGGGCATAGTCACGTATCATTTCAGCCATCACAGCACACACACGGACCGCGGATACCGCATGAAACTGTTGATCGTCGAAGACCAGGCCCGCACCGGCCAGTACCTGAGCCAGGGCCTCAACGAAGCTGGTTTCGCCACCGAACTGGCAACCGACGGCGAAACCGGCCAGTTCCTGGCCCTGACCGGCGATCATGACCTGCTGATCCTCGACGTGATGCTGCCGGGCCGCGACGGCTGGCAGATTCTCCAGGCGGTACGCCAGGCCGGGCTGGATACCCCGGTGCTGTTCCTCACCGCCCGCGACGCCGTGGAAGACCGCGTGCATGGCCTGGAACTGGGCGCCGACGATTACCTGGTCAAACCGTTCGCATTCTCCGAGCTGCTGGCCCGGGTCCGCAGCCTGCTGCGCCGCGGCACCAGCCCCAGCCTGGACACCACTCTGGCCCTGGCCGACCTGCGCCTGGATCTGCTGCGCCGCCGCGCCGAACGCGCGGGCCAGCGCATCGACCTGACCGCAAAGGAGTTCGCCTTGCTCGAACTGCTGTTGCGCCGCCAGGGCGAAGTGTTGCCCAAGTCGCTGATCGCCTCGCAGGTATGGGACATGAATTTCGACAGTGACACCAATGTCATCGAAGTAGCGATCCGCCGGCTGCGCCTCAAACTCGATGACCCACACCCCACCAAGCTGATCCATACCGTGCGCGGAATGGGCTATGTACTCGAGGAGCGCTCCGACTGATGCGCAGGCTTTCCCTCGGCAACCGCCTGGCACTGCTGTTCGCGGCCTGCACCGCTGCCGTTTCTCTGGGTGCCGGCTTGCTGTTCAGCCACGCCAGCCAGCAGCACTTCATCGAACTGGACCAGCAACTGCTCGAATCGCGCGTGTCGTTGTTCCGCACCCAGCTAGCCGGCCTGAACAGCCCGGCCGACATGAACAGTCGGCTACCTGTCCTGCGCAATGAGCTGAGCCACCAGGCCGACCTGGCCTTGCGCATCACCGGCAGAGACGGCACGCCTTGGTACGCCAGCCGCACCCCCCTGCCCGAGGCCCCCACAGGCACGGGATTGGCGACCGTGCATGCCGAAGGTGTCGACTACCGCAGCCTGGCCGTGCCGCTGAACGAAAGTGCCCGGCTGACGTTGTTCCTCGACATCACCCACCACCAGCATTTCCTGCAGGGCATGCAGCGCCTGATCTGGTTCACCGTGGGCCTGTCGGCGCTGGCCACGGCATTGCTCGGCGCCTGGGCGGCGCGGCGCGGTTTGCGGCCGTTGCGCCAGATGGGCAAGGTGGCAGACAGCGTTTCGGCGCGTTCCCTGACCACCCGCCTTCCTGTGGAGCAGATGCCCGAAGAACTGGCGGAGCTGGCCTGCACCGTGAATGCCATGTTGCAACGTCTGGACGATGCCTTCCAGCGCCTGTCGGCGTTTTCCGCCGACATCGCCCATGAGCTGCGCACGCCCCTGTCCAACCTGCTGACGCATACCCAGGTCACCCTCACCCGCCCGCG
The Pseudomonas sp. KU43P genome window above contains:
- the cinR gene encoding two-component system response regulator CinR → MKLLIVEDQARTGQYLSQGLNEAGFATELATDGETGQFLALTGDHDLLILDVMLPGRDGWQILQAVRQAGLDTPVLFLTARDAVEDRVHGLELGADDYLVKPFAFSELLARVRSLLRRGTSPSLDTTLALADLRLDLLRRRAERAGQRIDLTAKEFALLELLLRRQGEVLPKSLIASQVWDMNFDSDTNVIEVAIRRLRLKLDDPHPTKLIHTVRGMGYVLEERSD
- a CDS encoding heavy metal sensor histidine kinase; the encoded protein is MRRLSLGNRLALLFAACTAAVSLGAGLLFSHASQQHFIELDQQLLESRVSLFRTQLAGLNSPADMNSRLPVLRNELSHQADLALRITGRDGTPWYASRTPLPEAPTGTGLATVHAEGVDYRSLAVPLNESARLTLFLDITHHQHFLQGMQRLIWFTVGLSALATALLGAWAARRGLRPLRQMGKVADSVSARSLTTRLPVEQMPEELAELACTVNAMLQRLDDAFQRLSAFSADIAHELRTPLSNLLTHTQVTLTRPRSLEEYREALHGNLEELQWMAQMINDMLFLAKADHGLLVPGQASLALHEEVDALLEYYAPLAEDGEVALVREGEAMLRGDRHMLRRALSNLLDNALRFTPAGGQIRVTLEPGLRICVANTGAPIEAASLPRLFDRFYRVDPSRREGSSEHAGLGLAITRSIVQAHGGSIRTECEDGWTRFVIELPECQ